A single Roseinatronobacter monicus DNA region contains:
- a CDS encoding HNH endonuclease: MDGDFRSDFVRDPAALRQFPALVLNADYRPLSYYPLSLWPWQDAVKAVFLDRVDILAEYEHVVRSQRMEIRVPSVVVLREYVKPRKRVAFTRFNLFLRDEFSCQYCGAKNDLTFDHVLPRKLGGVTSWENVVAACAPCNLRKGSKTLRESGMKLRTRPMRPESEQLRNLGRRFPPNHLHDSWLDYLYWDTELDA, encoded by the coding sequence GTGGATGGTGATTTCAGATCAGACTTCGTCCGCGATCCAGCGGCGCTGCGTCAGTTTCCTGCGCTGGTGCTGAATGCCGATTACAGGCCGCTCTCCTATTACCCGCTGTCGCTGTGGCCGTGGCAGGATGCCGTCAAGGCGGTGTTTTTGGACAGGGTCGATATTCTGGCGGAATATGAACATGTGGTGCGCAGCCAACGTATGGAAATCCGTGTCCCGTCGGTGGTTGTGCTGCGCGAGTATGTCAAACCGCGCAAGCGCGTGGCCTTCACGCGGTTTAACCTGTTTTTGCGGGACGAGTTTTCCTGCCAGTATTGTGGCGCCAAGAACGATCTGACCTTTGACCATGTGCTGCCGCGTAAATTGGGCGGCGTGACCAGCTGGGAAAATGTTGTCGCCGCTTGTGCGCCCTGCAATCTGCGCAAAGGGTCCAAGACCTTGCGAGAGTCTGGTATGAAGCTGCGCACCCGGCCCATGCGACCGGAATCCGAGCAGTTGCGCAATCTGGGGCGGCGTTTTCCACCTAACCATCTGCATGACAGCTGGCTGGATTACCTGTATTGGGATACTGAACTGGATGCATGA
- the obgE gene encoding GTPase ObgE, which translates to MKFLDLAKVQIRSGGGGSGCVSFRREKFIEYGGPDGGDGGRGGDVWAEVVDGLNTLIDFRFQQHFFANSGQPGMGQGRTGKDGSTVTLRVPVGTEILDEDQETVIADLTEVGQRVLLAKGGNGGWGNLQFKSSTNQAPRRANAGQPGVERVIWLRLKLIADAGLAGLPNAGKSTFLAATSNARPKIADYPFTTLHPNLGVVGVDAREFVMADIPGLIEGASEGRGLGDQFLGHVERCAVLLQLVDGTSEDVAEDWRIIDHELDAYSHDVAIKPRVVALNKIDALDEEERAEKKAALEQISGRPVYMISAVSGEGMQTVLRALLARIDKSKPTVEDDGPWQP; encoded by the coding sequence ATGAAATTTCTAGATCTTGCCAAGGTCCAAATCCGCTCTGGCGGGGGTGGGTCCGGTTGCGTGTCGTTCCGGCGCGAAAAATTCATCGAATATGGTGGGCCTGATGGCGGTGACGGGGGCCGGGGGGGCGATGTCTGGGCGGAAGTGGTCGATGGGCTGAACACGCTGATCGACTTTCGCTTTCAGCAGCATTTCTTCGCCAATTCCGGCCAGCCCGGCATGGGGCAGGGCCGCACAGGCAAGGACGGGTCCACTGTCACATTGCGTGTCCCCGTGGGGACCGAGATTCTGGATGAGGATCAGGAAACCGTCATTGCAGATCTGACCGAAGTCGGCCAGCGCGTGCTGCTGGCCAAGGGCGGCAATGGCGGCTGGGGCAACCTCCAGTTCAAATCCTCCACCAATCAGGCCCCGCGCCGCGCCAATGCCGGCCAGCCGGGGGTAGAGCGTGTCATCTGGCTGCGCTTGAAGCTGATCGCGGATGCCGGACTTGCGGGTTTGCCAAATGCAGGCAAATCCACCTTTCTTGCGGCCACATCGAATGCGCGGCCCAAGATTGCTGATTACCCGTTCACCACGCTGCACCCCAATCTTGGGGTTGTGGGCGTGGATGCGCGTGAATTTGTCATGGCCGATATTCCCGGTCTGATAGAGGGCGCAAGCGAGGGGCGCGGCCTTGGCGACCAGTTTCTGGGCCATGTAGAGCGCTGCGCGGTGCTGTTGCAGCTTGTCGATGGCACATCCGAAGATGTGGCTGAGGACTGGCGTATTATTGACCATGAACTTGACGCCTATTCGCACGACGTGGCCATCAAGCCGCGCGTCGTTGCGCTGAACAAAATTGATGCGCTGGATGAAGAAGAACGCGCCGAGAAAAAGGCCGCGCTGGAACAGATCAGCGGGCGACCGGTGTATATGATTTCAGCGGTTTCGGGCGAAGGGATGCAGACCGTGCTGCGCGCGCTTCTGGCGCGGATCGACAAGTCGAAACCCACTGTCGAGGATGACGGGCCATGGCAACCCTGA
- the pgl gene encoding 6-phosphogluconolactonase has protein sequence MEFHEYPDREMMMLRLAQRISSELGESLRANGRATLSVPGGTTPGPVFDTLSGVDMDWSQVCVVLNDERWVAEDNPRSNTRLLRERLLRAKAAPAKLIPLRADTPTPEEALDGLIEGLVPHLPISVLLLGMGEDMHTASLFPGADNLEAALAADAPPLMAMRAKAAGEPRITLTAPVLRAALRVHVLITGAAKRAAIERAAKLSPREAPIACVLDQAQVHWAE, from the coding sequence ATGGAGTTTCACGAATACCCGGACCGCGAGATGATGATGCTGCGCCTTGCGCAGCGGATTTCATCGGAACTTGGCGAAAGCCTGCGCGCCAATGGCCGCGCCACGCTTTCGGTGCCGGGGGGTACAACGCCGGGGCCGGTCTTTGACACGCTCAGCGGGGTTGATATGGACTGGTCGCAGGTCTGCGTTGTCCTGAATGATGAGCGTTGGGTGGCCGAGGACAATCCGCGCTCGAACACTCGTCTGCTGCGCGAGCGCTTGTTGCGCGCAAAGGCCGCGCCGGCAAAGCTGATCCCGCTGCGTGCCGACACGCCCACACCAGAGGAGGCTTTGGACGGGTTGATCGAGGGGCTGGTTCCGCACCTGCCGATCTCGGTGCTGCTGTTGGGCATGGGCGAGGACATGCACACGGCCTCGCTCTTTCCGGGTGCGGACAACCTGGAAGCTGCCCTTGCTGCCGACGCGCCCCCCCTGATGGCGATGCGCGCAAAGGCCGCAGGCGAGCCCCGTATCACCCTGACCGCACCTGTGTTGCGCGCGGCCCTGCGGGTGCATGTCCTGATCACGGGTGCCGCCAAGCGCGCGGCGATTGAGCGCGCGGCCAAACTCTCCCCCCGAGAGGCGCCGATTGCCTGTGTGCTGGATCAGGCGCAGGTACATTGGGCGGAATAA
- a CDS encoding acyl-CoA synthetase, translated as MQVFKTNDDLRKIEAQSSWDARDLPVSVYQALQQAAARHGTRNAISFQMFATPGAKAQTLTWEMLLSRVTQAANLFHSLGIGEDDSVAYILPTLNETAITLLGGMTAGRVSPINPLLEPDKIAALLRETGAKVVVTLRPFPKTDVAQKVAQAVAQAPDVQTVLELDMLPHLSPPKSWIVPFIRPKSPHNHHATVLDFHRELDLQPAGALIFEAPKTDRLAAYFHTGGTTGMPKMAQHRYAGMIYNGWLGAELLFNEKDVLLCPLPLFHVFAAYPILMCCIMSGAHVVFPTPQGYRGDGVFDNFWKLIERWGVTFMITVPTALSALMQRKVDADIKTLRTGISGSAALPRETYKRFEQATGVQISEGYGLTEATCLVSCNPVDGMKKIGSVGLPLPYTEVRILRASNGDMVECATNEVGEICISNPGVTPPTYTDDSKNHDLYVDGHFLRTGDLGRMDEDGYLWITGRQKDLIIRGGHNIDPAEIEEALLNHPEVGFAGAIGQPDARAGELPCAYVELVSGATATPEALLEHVTPLLSERAAIPKHIEILDELPKTAVGKVFKPDLRRLAITRVLDAAFKEHDLDARVAEVVEDKTRGLVARIDAQSTVSDADLSAVLDSFTVPTERV; from the coding sequence ATGCAAGTATTCAAGACCAACGACGACCTGCGAAAGATCGAAGCGCAGAGCAGTTGGGACGCGCGTGATCTGCCAGTCTCTGTCTATCAGGCACTACAGCAGGCGGCGGCGCGGCATGGCACGCGCAACGCCATCAGCTTTCAGATGTTCGCCACCCCCGGCGCAAAAGCCCAGACGCTGACATGGGAGATGTTGCTGTCGCGTGTGACGCAGGCGGCCAATCTGTTCCACTCCCTCGGGATTGGCGAGGACGACAGCGTCGCCTATATCCTGCCCACACTCAATGAAACCGCGATCACGCTGCTGGGGGGCATGACCGCAGGGCGCGTATCCCCGATCAACCCGCTGCTGGAACCTGACAAGATTGCCGCGCTTTTGCGTGAAACGGGTGCGAAGGTCGTAGTCACATTGCGCCCCTTCCCGAAGACAGATGTGGCGCAGAAAGTGGCGCAGGCGGTGGCACAGGCCCCGGATGTACAGACAGTGCTGGAACTGGACATGCTGCCCCATCTCAGCCCGCCCAAAAGCTGGATTGTGCCCTTCATCCGGCCAAAAAGCCCGCATAACCACCATGCAACCGTGCTGGATTTCCACCGCGAACTGGACCTTCAACCAGCGGGCGCCCTGATTTTCGAGGCCCCGAAAACCGACCGGCTGGCCGCTTATTTCCACACAGGCGGCACCACCGGAATGCCCAAAATGGCCCAGCATCGCTATGCGGGGATGATCTATAACGGATGGTTGGGCGCAGAGCTGCTGTTCAACGAAAAAGATGTCCTACTCTGCCCGCTGCCACTTTTTCATGTGTTTGCCGCCTATCCGATCCTGATGTGCTGCATCATGTCAGGCGCGCATGTCGTCTTTCCCACACCGCAAGGCTATCGCGGGGACGGTGTATTCGACAATTTCTGGAAATTGATCGAGCGTTGGGGCGTCACGTTCATGATAACTGTGCCCACGGCCCTGTCGGCGTTGATGCAGCGCAAGGTTGATGCCGATATCAAGACCCTGCGCACCGGGATTTCCGGTTCTGCCGCGCTGCCGCGAGAGACGTATAAGCGCTTCGAACAGGCGACCGGGGTGCAAATCTCCGAAGGATACGGGCTGACCGAAGCGACCTGCCTTGTGTCCTGCAATCCTGTGGACGGCATGAAGAAAATAGGCTCTGTCGGTTTGCCCCTGCCCTATACCGAAGTGCGCATTTTGCGGGCCAGTAACGGCGACATGGTGGAATGTGCAACGAATGAGGTCGGTGAAATCTGCATCAGCAATCCCGGTGTCACCCCCCCAACCTATACTGACGACAGCAAGAACCATGATCTGTATGTGGACGGCCACTTTTTGCGCACCGGTGATCTGGGGCGCATGGATGAAGACGGCTATCTGTGGATCACTGGCAGACAAAAGGATCTGATCATTCGCGGGGGCCACAATATTGACCCCGCCGAGATCGAAGAAGCCTTGCTCAACCACCCCGAGGTCGGCTTTGCTGGGGCGATTGGCCAGCCGGACGCGCGCGCGGGCGAATTGCCCTGCGCCTATGTGGAACTCGTGTCGGGTGCCACCGCGACACCAGAGGCGCTGCTAGAGCATGTAACGCCCCTTTTGTCAGAGCGCGCCGCCATCCCGAAACATATCGAAATTCTGGATGAGTTGCCCAAAACCGCCGTTGGCAAAGTGTTCAAACCCGATCTGCGGCGTCTGGCAATCACCCGCGTGCTCGACGCCGCCTTCAAGGAACATGACCTTGACGCGCGCGTGGCCGAGGTGGTCGAGGACAAAACGCGCGGGCTTGTGGCGCGGATCGACGCACAAAGCACCGTCAGCGACGCAGACCTGAGCGCGGTGCTGGACAGCTTCACCGTGCCAACCGAACGGGTCTGA
- a CDS encoding glutamate-5-semialdehyde dehydrogenase: MTEISQEMIEMGRRARAAAQVLSTSPSASKTRALEHAATALWDMRRDVLAANAQDMAAARAKGLSGAMVDRLMLDEPRLQGICQALRDVAAQVDPVGQTITEWDRPSGLHIQRVRTPLGVIGVIYESRPNVTADAGALCLKAGNAVILRGGSESFHSSRAIHGALVAGLRAADLPEDAIQLVQTTDRAAVGDMLRMVEFIDVIVPRGGKGLVGLVQREARVPVFAHLEGICHIYIDASADADKARRVVVNAKTRRTGICGAAECLLIHRDLVERLGAQIIADLVAAGVEMRVGEGLQHLPGTVPASPDDFGREYLDMIMAAAVVEDVEGAMAHIRTHGSQHTEAVIAEDAGIAARFFAGLDSAILLHNASTQFADGGEFGLGAEIGIATGKMHARGPVGAEQLTSFKYLVTGDGTVRP; this comes from the coding sequence ATGACAGAAATCAGCCAAGAGATGATTGAGATGGGCCGCCGCGCCCGTGCCGCCGCACAGGTGTTGTCAACCAGCCCGTCGGCTTCCAAGACCCGCGCTCTGGAACACGCAGCGACCGCATTGTGGGACATGCGCAGGGATGTTCTGGCCGCAAATGCGCAAGACATGGCGGCGGCGCGCGCCAAGGGTCTGTCGGGCGCCATGGTTGACCGGCTGATGCTGGATGAACCCCGTTTGCAAGGCATTTGTCAGGCGCTGCGCGATGTGGCCGCACAGGTCGATCCCGTCGGCCAGACCATCACTGAATGGGACCGGCCTTCGGGGCTGCATATCCAGCGGGTGCGCACGCCTTTGGGTGTGATCGGCGTGATTTATGAATCGCGCCCCAATGTGACAGCAGATGCCGGCGCGCTGTGCCTGAAAGCGGGCAATGCCGTGATTTTGCGCGGTGGGTCTGAATCGTTTCATTCCAGCCGTGCGATTCATGGCGCACTGGTTGCCGGGTTGCGCGCGGCTGATTTGCCCGAAGATGCGATTCAACTTGTTCAGACCACGGACCGCGCGGCGGTTGGTGACATGCTGCGGATGGTTGAATTTATCGACGTGATCGTGCCACGTGGCGGCAAAGGGCTGGTCGGGCTGGTGCAACGCGAAGCGCGCGTGCCGGTTTTCGCGCATCTGGAAGGGATTTGTCACATCTATATCGATGCCAGTGCTGATGCAGACAAGGCACGCCGCGTGGTGGTGAATGCCAAGACGCGGCGCACGGGGATTTGCGGTGCTGCGGAATGCCTGTTGATCCACCGCGATCTGGTCGAGCGGCTTGGCGCGCAGATCATTGCCGATCTGGTGGCTGCGGGTGTCGAGATGCGTGTGGGCGAGGGTTTACAACATTTGCCCGGCACTGTGCCCGCAAGCCCTGATGATTTCGGGCGCGAGTATCTGGACATGATTATGGCGGCGGCAGTGGTCGAAGATGTGGAGGGCGCGATGGCGCATATCCGCACCCACGGCTCGCAGCACACAGAGGCGGTCATTGCCGAGGATGCGGGTATCGCCGCGCGCTTCTTTGCGGGGCTGGATTCAGCCATTTTGCTGCACAATGCCTCGACCCAGTTTGCGGATGGGGGTGAATTCGGGCTGGGTGCGGAAATCGGCATTGCCACAGGCAAGATGCACGCGCGCGGGCCAGTCGGGGCAGAGCAACTGACCAGCTTCAAATATCTTGTGACCGGCGACGGGACTGTGCGCCCCTGA
- a CDS encoding alpha/beta hydrolase: MTRALHSDRRGPVSGGKAKSAVVFVHGYGADGADLLGLADPLGPHLPDTAFFSPNAPEKCTGNPFGYQWFPIPWLDGSSEEQALAGLEASAVDLNVFLDKILADEGLTPDRLALVGFSQGTMMSLHIAPRRATPLAGLVGFSGRLMVPERLEAETVSPLPILLIHGDQDDVVPLASLSEAADALVAAGFETYSHISKGTAHGIAHDGLSLALSFLRDKFPA; this comes from the coding sequence ATGACACGCGCGCTGCACTCTGACCGCCGGGGGCCAGTTTCCGGGGGCAAGGCGAAATCTGCTGTGGTATTCGTGCACGGCTACGGCGCGGATGGCGCGGATTTGCTGGGGCTGGCTGACCCGCTTGGCCCGCATCTGCCCGACACAGCATTCTTCTCACCCAACGCGCCCGAGAAATGCACAGGCAATCCTTTTGGGTATCAGTGGTTCCCAATTCCGTGGCTGGATGGGTCCAGTGAAGAACAAGCGCTTGCAGGGCTTGAAGCTTCCGCAGTCGATCTGAATGTTTTTCTGGACAAGATTTTGGCGGATGAGGGGCTGACCCCGGATCGTCTGGCGCTGGTGGGCTTTTCGCAAGGCACGATGATGAGCCTGCATATCGCCCCGCGCCGTGCTACACCGCTGGCTGGACTGGTCGGATTTTCGGGGCGGTTGATGGTGCCAGAGCGGCTGGAGGCAGAGACCGTGTCACCCCTGCCAATCCTGCTGATCCATGGCGATCAGGATGATGTCGTGCCCCTTGCCAGCCTGTCCGAAGCGGCAGATGCGCTGGTTGCGGCGGGGTTCGAGACTTACAGCCACATTTCGAAAGGGACAGCGCACGGAATTGCCCATGATGGGCTGTCGCTCGCGCTGTCGTTCCTGCGCGACAAGTTTCCAGCGTAA
- the proB gene encoding glutamate 5-kinase: MATLTAASALTQARRVVIKIGSALLVEQGRLRADWLRSLADDVAGLRAGGADVVIVSSGSIALGRGALRLPSGPLALEQSQAAASVGQIRLARAYEEALTPHQISTGQILLTLDDTHDRRRYLNIRATLATLLGLGVVPIVNENDTIATDEIRYGDNDRLAAQVAVTIGADLLVLLSDVDGLYTGNPQTDPEARHFTQVDHITPEIEAMAGAPTSSLSKGGMKTKVLAAKTAVGAGCAMVIAAGAALHPLAQLKDGARATLFLAQGDPRSARKRWIAAMKAKGVLHVDAGAVRALAQGKSLLPAGVTHVEGQFQRGDPVAIMGPDGALGVGLAGYDSLEAALIAGHQSREIAEILNYPGRVALIHRDEMAL, from the coding sequence ATGGCAACCCTGACTGCTGCCAGCGCGCTGACGCAGGCGCGCCGGGTTGTCATCAAGATCGGCTCGGCACTGCTGGTCGAACAGGGTAGGTTGCGGGCTGACTGGTTGCGCAGTCTGGCCGATGATGTGGCCGGTTTGCGCGCAGGCGGGGCGGATGTGGTGATCGTGTCCTCCGGGTCCATCGCGCTGGGGCGGGGGGCGCTGCGGTTGCCAAGCGGCCCATTGGCGTTGGAGCAAAGTCAGGCGGCAGCTTCGGTTGGCCAAATCCGTCTGGCACGCGCCTATGAAGAAGCACTGACCCCGCATCAAATTTCCACAGGCCAGATCCTGCTGACACTGGATGACACCCATGACCGCCGTCGCTACCTGAATATCCGCGCGACATTGGCCACATTGCTGGGGCTTGGTGTTGTGCCTATTGTCAACGAAAACGACACAATCGCCACAGATGAAATCCGATATGGCGACAATGACAGGCTGGCCGCGCAAGTGGCCGTGACCATTGGCGCTGATCTTTTGGTGCTTCTGTCCGATGTGGATGGGCTTTATACCGGCAACCCGCAGACCGACCCCGAGGCGCGCCATTTCACGCAAGTGGACCATATCACCCCCGAGATAGAAGCAATGGCCGGTGCGCCGACCTCCAGCCTGTCCAAAGGGGGCATGAAAACCAAGGTTCTGGCCGCCAAGACGGCGGTCGGGGCAGGTTGCGCCATGGTCATTGCGGCAGGCGCTGCACTGCACCCGCTGGCGCAGTTGAAAGACGGCGCGCGCGCAACCTTGTTTCTGGCGCAAGGCGACCCGCGTTCGGCCCGCAAGCGCTGGATCGCGGCGATGAAGGCCAAAGGCGTGCTGCATGTCGATGCAGGTGCTGTGCGCGCCTTGGCGCAGGGGAAATCCTTGCTGCCCGCTGGGGTTACTCATGTGGAAGGGCAGTTCCAACGCGGTGATCCTGTTGCTATCATGGGGCCGGACGGGGCATTGGGCGTGGGGCTTGCAGGCTATGACAGCCTTGAGGCCGCTTTGATCGCGGGCCACCAGTCGCGCGAGATTGCAGAGATACTGAACTATCCGGGCCGTGTGGCCCTTATTCACCGGGATGAGATGGCGCTATGA
- the zwf gene encoding glucose-6-phosphate dehydrogenase yields MVARVIPVEQFDLVIFGATGDLARRKILPGLYRRWKEGQIPQGSAIIGAARSDLARADFRDMVRAALEEFLARKELVEDSIASFLEMLDYVKVDAKGDGGWEHLHGMMRKDIVRAFYLSVAPALFGGIAQRLHQRGIADRNSRIVVEKPFGKNLETALALNAALAEYFHEDQIYRIDHYLGKETVQNLMAVRFANILFEPLWNSQFVDHVQITVAETVGVDGRGEYYDSSGAMRDMVQNHLMQLVCLIAMEPPHCFEPDAMRDEKLKVIRALDPLKAGELVRGQYRGRGDEDYLVESGNPDSLTESFIAMKLHISNWRWKGTPFYLRTGKRLKSRVSEIAVTFKEPPHSIFGESNQWRENVLVIRLQPDEGMDLRVMIKEPGPGGMRLKDVALDMSFAEALGNDLDIPDAYERLIMDVIRGNQTLFMRGDEVEAAWAWVDPVIDGWEAREDQPEPYEPGSTGPEGALMLMHKDGRRWREIR; encoded by the coding sequence ATGGTTGCACGCGTTATTCCAGTTGAACAATTTGACCTTGTCATCTTTGGCGCGACGGGCGATCTGGCGCGCCGCAAGATATTGCCGGGCCTGTATCGGCGCTGGAAAGAAGGGCAAATCCCGCAAGGCTCTGCAATCATTGGCGCGGCACGGAGCGATTTGGCACGTGCAGATTTCCGTGACATGGTCCGGGCCGCACTGGAAGAATTTCTGGCTCGCAAAGAACTTGTCGAGGACTCCATCGCCTCGTTTCTGGAGATGCTCGACTATGTCAAGGTTGATGCCAAAGGTGATGGTGGCTGGGAACACCTGCACGGTATGATGCGCAAGGATATCGTGCGCGCGTTTTATCTGTCTGTGGCGCCTGCGCTATTCGGTGGTATCGCGCAGCGGCTGCACCAGCGCGGAATTGCGGATCGTAATTCGCGCATCGTGGTGGAAAAGCCATTTGGCAAGAATCTGGAAACCGCACTCGCGCTGAATGCCGCGCTGGCAGAGTATTTCCACGAAGATCAGATTTACCGGATCGACCACTATCTGGGCAAGGAAACGGTCCAGAACCTGATGGCCGTGCGTTTTGCCAATATCCTGTTCGAGCCACTGTGGAATTCGCAATTTGTCGACCATGTCCAGATCACAGTCGCCGAGACTGTGGGGGTGGATGGGCGCGGTGAATATTACGACTCGTCCGGTGCAATGCGCGATATGGTGCAAAATCACCTGATGCAGCTTGTGTGCCTGATCGCCATGGAGCCGCCCCATTGCTTTGAACCCGATGCGATGCGCGACGAGAAGCTGAAGGTCATTCGCGCCCTCGATCCGCTGAAAGCAGGCGAATTGGTGCGCGGGCAATATCGCGGGCGCGGGGATGAGGATTATCTGGTTGAGAGCGGCAATCCCGACAGCCTGACCGAGAGTTTCATTGCGATGAAATTGCATATCTCGAACTGGCGCTGGAAGGGCACACCCTTCTACCTGCGCACAGGCAAGCGGTTGAAATCGCGTGTGTCGGAAATCGCTGTCACCTTCAAAGAGCCGCCCCATTCCATCTTTGGCGAGTCGAACCAGTGGCGCGAGAATGTCCTTGTGATCCGGCTTCAGCCTGATGAAGGCATGGATCTGCGGGTCATGATCAAGGAGCCGGGACCGGGGGGGATGCGGTTGAAAGATGTCGCCCTCGATATGAGCTTTGCCGAAGCTTTGGGCAATGATCTGGACATTCCCGACGCGTATGAGCGGCTTATCATGGATGTGATCCGCGGCAACCAGACCCTGTTCATGCGCGGTGACGAGGTCGAGGCCGCTTGGGCGTGGGTCGATCCTGTGATCGACGGGTGGGAGGCGCGCGAAGATCAGCCGGAACCCTACGAGCCGGGATCGACAGGGCCAGAAGGCGCGCTTATGTTGATGCACAAGGATGGACGGCGCTGGCGGGAGATCAGGTGA
- a CDS encoding MFS transporter produces the protein MSDTVATPDNTRAKRNVMVLVAAQAVVGAQLPILFIIGGLAGQMLASNPCWATLPISLIVLGSMAAATPLSSFMQAYGRRAGFWVACGAGAVGAAISAYALMLNSFPLFLLGSFITGTYMSANGFYRFAATDTATPEFRPKAISYVMAGGLLSAVFGPQLVSLTTDAMPVPFLATYLTVIVLNIAGMALLSALDIPTPPKPTSTSLAGRSRRELLTVPVIAVAVICGTVAYALMNLVMTSTPLAVVGCGFATSDAANIVSAHVLAMYAPSFFTGHLIARFGARAIVGTGLVILAASGAVAMTGVELEQFYIALILLGVGWNFGFIGATTMLTASHSPEERGRVQGMNDMIVFGGVFVASLSSGTLMNCSGGTAETGWQLVNMAMLPFLVLAGSALIWLAMRPREG, from the coding sequence ATGAGTGATACAGTTGCAACCCCCGATAACACCCGCGCCAAGCGCAACGTGATGGTCCTTGTCGCGGCGCAGGCCGTGGTTGGGGCGCAGTTGCCGATCCTGTTCATTATTGGCGGGCTGGCGGGGCAGATGCTGGCCTCCAACCCTTGCTGGGCGACTTTGCCCATCTCGCTGATCGTGCTGGGGTCAATGGCGGCGGCCACGCCACTGTCCAGCTTCATGCAGGCTTACGGGCGGCGCGCGGGCTTCTGGGTGGCGTGCGGCGCGGGCGCTGTGGGCGCGGCCATTTCGGCCTATGCGCTGATGCTCAATTCGTTTCCGTTGTTCCTGCTTGGCTCTTTCATCACAGGCACTTACATGTCAGCGAACGGGTTTTACCGCTTTGCCGCCACCGACACTGCCACCCCCGAATTCCGCCCCAAGGCGATTTCCTATGTCATGGCAGGCGGGCTTTTGTCGGCGGTTTTCGGCCCGCAACTGGTGTCGCTGACAACCGATGCCATGCCCGTGCCATTTCTGGCAACCTATCTGACCGTGATCGTGCTGAATATCGCAGGCATGGCCCTGCTGAGTGCGCTGGACATTCCGACGCCCCCCAAACCCACCAGCACCAGCCTTGCGGGTCGCTCGCGCAGAGAGTTGCTGACCGTGCCTGTCATCGCCGTGGCCGTGATCTGCGGAACCGTCGCCTATGCGCTGATGAATTTGGTCATGACCTCGACCCCGCTGGCGGTGGTCGGCTGCGGATTTGCCACCTCTGACGCGGCCAATATCGTTTCGGCCCATGTTCTGGCGATGTATGCGCCATCCTTCTTCACCGGCCATCTGATTGCGCGGTTTGGGGCGCGTGCCATTGTCGGCACCGGGCTTGTTATCCTCGCGGCCTCGGGTGCGGTTGCAATGACCGGGGTGGAGCTGGAGCAATTCTATATCGCCCTGATCCTGCTGGGTGTGGGTTGGAATTTCGGCTTTATCGGGGCCACCACCATGCTGACAGCCTCTCATTCCCCCGAGGAACGCGGGCGGGTGCAGGGCATGAATGACATGATCGTCTTTGGCGGGGTATTCGTCGCCTCGCTCAGTTCGGGCACGTTGATGAACTGCTCTGGCGGCACAGCAGAGACGGGCTGGCAACTGGTCAACATGGCGATGCTGCCTTTCCTTGTTCTGGCAGGTTCTGCGCTGATCTGGCTGGCGATGCGCCCGCGCGAGGGCTAA
- a CDS encoding DNA-3-methyladenine glycosylase family protein: MTWERGLLHVQQNGAILMVGRILTTEDCMDEGAAWLAQAEPRFAHALSLTGAPPLRRRPDGFAHLLSAIVSQQVSTHAARAIWGRMEGAGLTTPEAVLAADDESLRAPGLSMQKMRYARALAAAGIDFDALRDLPDEDITRILTEVPGVGRWTAEIYAMFSLGRADVFAPADLALQESAKRLFDLPDRPREAALRRMATQWSPWRTVAAGILWAYYRVETDREGIT; encoded by the coding sequence ATGACTTGGGAAAGGGGTCTTTTACATGTGCAGCAAAACGGCGCAATCCTGATGGTCGGGCGTATTCTGACAACAGAGGATTGCATGGACGAAGGGGCCGCATGGCTGGCGCAGGCAGAGCCGCGATTCGCCCATGCCCTTAGCCTGACAGGCGCGCCGCCATTGCGGCGCAGGCCGGATGGGTTTGCGCATCTGCTATCTGCGATTGTCAGCCAGCAGGTCAGCACCCATGCCGCCCGCGCCATCTGGGGCCGGATGGAAGGGGCAGGGCTGACCACCCCCGAGGCTGTGCTGGCCGCAGATGATGAAAGTTTGCGTGCGCCGGGCCTCTCGATGCAGAAAATGCGCTATGCGCGCGCTCTGGCCGCAGCGGGCATAGATTTTGACGCATTGCGCGACCTGCCGGACGAAGACATTACCCGCATCCTGACCGAAGTGCCGGGCGTTGGGCGCTGGACTGCCGAGATTTACGCCATGTTCAGCCTTGGCCGCGCCGATGTGTTTGCGCCTGCCGATCTGGCGTTGCAGGAGTCCGCCAAGCGGCTGTTCGATCTGCCCGACCGCCCGCGCGAGGCCGCGTTGCGCCGCATGGCGACCCAATGGTCGCCATGGCGCACAGTTGCGGCGGGCATATTGTGGGCTTATTACCGTGTTGAAACCGACAGGGAAGGAATCACATGA